One segment of Luteitalea sp. DNA contains the following:
- a CDS encoding PEGA domain-containing protein translates to MATDGGPSPDPAVSTSAIEAASERLEAYLKNRQQSQTGAEARPENFSSRDEGLPSTGNDEGVAQQANETAPDGRGLGTGAPRSAPAWIKIALAATVVVAAAEGAYIVWSTRSADVPAAPRSQSAPPTDRSTEARRTAPSGGDSAAKVGPPLAESAPPAVPTRGTIEVRTTPPGATVVFQGRRRGVTPLTIPDVAPGIHDIEVGGWFGSRIQRATVRAGRTAVLDLTVPPRRSSPKGL, encoded by the coding sequence GTGGCAACAGACGGAGGCCCCTCTCCGGATCCCGCTGTCTCGACCAGCGCCATCGAAGCGGCGAGCGAGCGTCTCGAGGCTTACCTCAAGAACCGACAGCAGTCACAAACCGGCGCAGAGGCACGCCCAGAGAATTTTAGCAGCAGAGACGAAGGTCTCCCATCTACGGGTAACGACGAAGGCGTCGCACAGCAGGCCAATGAGACAGCGCCGGACGGGCGCGGTCTGGGGACCGGCGCGCCGAGGAGCGCGCCTGCATGGATCAAGATCGCGCTCGCAGCCACGGTTGTCGTGGCGGCGGCCGAGGGAGCGTACATCGTTTGGAGCACTCGCTCGGCCGACGTCCCTGCCGCGCCGCGCTCGCAATCCGCACCACCGACGGATCGGTCGACCGAGGCTCGTCGTACGGCGCCGTCAGGTGGCGACTCCGCGGCGAAGGTTGGTCCGCCGCTGGCGGAGAGCGCACCTCCCGCGGTACCAACCAGGGGCACGATTGAGGTGCGCACGACGCCACCCGGTGCGACGGTGGTGTTTCAGGGTCGGCGCCGCGGCGTCACGCCGCTCACGATTCCTGATGTAGCTCCCGGCATTCACGATATCGAAGTCGGCGGCTGGTTCGGAAGTCGCATTCAGCGAGCCACAGTGCGCGCCGGGCGCACAGCAGTGCTCGACCTGACAGTCCCGCCACGCCGCTCGTCACCGAAAGGTTTATGA
- the ispG gene encoding flavodoxin-dependent (E)-4-hydroxy-3-methylbut-2-enyl-diphosphate synthase, with amino-acid sequence MVGVRLHRTIGVKVGDVQVGGGAPVVVQSMTSTETADIEATAQQCLALAEAGSELVRVTVNHPEAAVAVPEITRRLRDAGCGVPLIGDFHFNGHLLLRRYPDCARTLDKYRINPGNVGSGRRRDDNFTTICEVARDNEKPVRIGVNGGSLNQELVVQRMQENTDRGLGKSSDEIINDCMIESALRSTELAIDAGLRDDQIIISCKVSRPVHLIEVYRRLARETRQPLHLGLTEAGMGIRGLVWSASAIGVLLNDGIGDTIRVSLTPRPGGDRREEVYAACELLQALGLRSFAPSVTACPGCGRTTSTTFQELAERIQSHIREQMPSWKQEFEGVENLTLAVMGCVVNGPGESKAANIGISLPGTGEAPNCPVFIDGQHAVTLRGTYDELAPAFGKIIDDYIASKYPRRSRGAVLGP; translated from the coding sequence ATGGTGGGAGTCAGGCTTCACCGGACTATCGGCGTCAAAGTTGGGGATGTGCAGGTGGGCGGTGGCGCCCCCGTCGTCGTGCAGTCCATGACCAGTACGGAAACGGCCGACATCGAGGCCACGGCACAGCAGTGCCTGGCCCTGGCGGAGGCAGGATCAGAGCTGGTACGCGTCACGGTGAACCACCCCGAGGCAGCAGTTGCGGTTCCCGAGATCACGCGTCGACTGCGTGACGCCGGTTGTGGCGTGCCGCTCATTGGCGACTTCCACTTCAACGGCCACTTGCTGCTCAGACGCTATCCCGACTGTGCGAGAACGCTCGACAAGTACCGCATCAACCCAGGGAACGTCGGCAGTGGCCGCCGCCGCGACGACAACTTCACCACCATCTGCGAGGTCGCACGCGACAACGAGAAGCCGGTTCGCATTGGCGTCAACGGCGGCTCCCTGAATCAGGAGCTCGTGGTCCAGCGCATGCAAGAGAACACGGACCGCGGGCTCGGCAAGTCTTCAGACGAAATCATCAACGACTGCATGATCGAGTCGGCGCTACGGTCGACCGAGCTGGCCATCGACGCTGGGCTCCGCGACGATCAGATCATCATCTCCTGCAAGGTGTCGCGCCCCGTCCATCTGATCGAGGTGTACCGTCGTCTGGCACGCGAGACGAGACAACCGCTCCACCTTGGCCTCACCGAAGCCGGAATGGGCATCAGGGGACTCGTGTGGTCTGCGTCCGCCATTGGTGTTCTGCTCAACGATGGTATCGGCGACACCATTCGAGTGTCACTCACGCCGCGGCCCGGCGGTGATCGCCGCGAAGAGGTCTATGCCGCATGCGAGCTGCTGCAGGCGCTCGGTTTGCGATCGTTCGCACCCAGTGTGACCGCCTGCCCAGGCTGCGGCCGAACCACGAGTACCACGTTCCAGGAGCTTGCCGAGCGCATTCAGTCCCACATTCGTGAGCAGATGCCGTCGTGGAAGCAGGAATTCGAGGGCGTCGAGAATCTGACGCTCGCCGTGATGGGGTGCGTGGTCAATGGCCCCGGGGAGTCGAAGGCCGCAAACATTGGTATCAGCTTGCCGGGCACGGGCGAAGCACCGAACTGCCCCGTCTTCATCGACGGCCAGCACGCTGTGACGCTACGCGGTACATACGACGAGCTCGCACCGGCCTTCGGGAAGATCATCGACGATTACATCGCCTCCAAGTACCCGCGCCGCTCGCGCGGCGCCGTCCTTGGTCCTTAG
- a CDS encoding DUF3810 family protein produces the protein MGVLHLPARNSADHRTGRSVGIAAPHVRGQLLKLAVIAAALLLAVAPLPATLVERMYSGGAYLLFQPVVTTITNRVPFLLLDAGVAGALAALLVFVGRQIHRWRRRRVSSEARAASGGWSGGVATVSNILLVAAVVYLAFEACWGLNYRRTPLTARLDFDRGRVTRTAAIDWLDRAVENLNDGYAPAYRAPWPQARDLPEHLGPAFARAQRFLGARRTATPGLPKRTLLTPYFRWAGIDGVTNPFGLDITINPQVLPAERPFVVAHEWGHLAGLANEAEASFLAWLTCMQGDAQAQYSAWLSVLGHLVGAVPRDERRSIVGALEEGPRRDLAGMAARSRQTLPAVRVVAWQAYDRFLRANRVPEGIASYDLVAELLLGTRFDEKTGTAPVLRKR, from the coding sequence ATGGGCGTACTTCACCTACCAGCGAGGAATTCGGCTGATCACCGGACAGGGCGCTCGGTCGGGATAGCCGCGCCACACGTGAGAGGCCAGCTCTTGAAGCTCGCGGTGATCGCCGCGGCGCTGTTGCTGGCAGTGGCGCCGTTGCCCGCGACGCTCGTCGAGCGGATGTACTCGGGCGGCGCGTATCTCCTCTTCCAGCCGGTCGTGACGACGATCACGAATCGAGTGCCGTTCTTACTGCTGGACGCGGGCGTCGCTGGTGCGTTGGCGGCGCTCCTCGTCTTCGTTGGGCGCCAGATCCATCGCTGGAGACGCCGACGCGTGTCGAGCGAAGCTCGCGCAGCGAGCGGCGGTTGGTCGGGCGGAGTGGCGACGGTGTCGAACATCCTGCTCGTTGCCGCGGTCGTTTACCTCGCGTTCGAAGCGTGTTGGGGCCTGAACTACCGTCGCACGCCACTTACGGCCCGCCTCGACTTCGACCGTGGCCGTGTGACCCGGACGGCGGCCATCGACTGGCTCGACAGGGCCGTGGAGAATCTCAATGACGGCTATGCGCCGGCCTACCGCGCACCATGGCCGCAGGCGCGGGATCTGCCGGAACACCTTGGTCCCGCCTTCGCACGGGCTCAGCGATTCTTGGGCGCACGCCGCACGGCCACTCCAGGTCTGCCCAAGCGAACATTGCTGACTCCTTACTTCCGCTGGGCTGGCATCGACGGCGTCACCAATCCATTTGGCCTCGACATCACCATCAATCCTCAGGTCCTGCCAGCCGAGCGCCCCTTCGTGGTCGCGCACGAGTGGGGCCACCTCGCCGGCTTGGCGAACGAAGCAGAGGCGAGCTTTCTGGCGTGGCTGACCTGCATGCAGGGGGATGCGCAAGCGCAATACAGTGCCTGGCTCTCGGTACTGGGACATCTCGTGGGAGCGGTGCCGCGAGATGAGCGGCGCTCGATCGTTGGTGCGCTCGAGGAGGGACCGCGACGCGATCTCGCCGGCATGGCCGCGCGCAGCCGCCAGACCCTTCCAGCCGTTCGTGTCGTGGCGTGGCAAGCCTACGACCGGTTCCTCCGTGCGAACCGTGTGCCGGAAGGGATCGCGAGCTATGATCTGGTCGCGGAGCTGCTGCTGGGCACGCGCTTCGATGAAAAAACGGGGACAGCCCCCGTTTTACGAAAAAGGTAA
- the tag gene encoding DNA-3-methyladenine glycosylase I gives MKSVARCPWAGTDPLYIAYHDTEWGVPQHDDRHLFEMLVLEGAQAGLSWITILRKRQAYKAAFDNFDIATVASYKRRKQAALLRDAGIVRNRLKIEAAIKNAGVVLTIIEELGSFDAYLWRFVDGRPRVNRWRSLADIPAQTSESDALSRDLRQRGCSFVGSTICYAFMQAVGLVNDHVITCFRHSALRPPRGRAGSLQGL, from the coding sequence ATGAAGTCTGTCGCGCGCTGCCCTTGGGCGGGCACCGACCCCCTCTACATCGCCTATCACGACACCGAGTGGGGTGTGCCTCAACACGACGACCGCCACCTGTTCGAGATGCTGGTGCTAGAAGGTGCGCAGGCCGGCCTGAGCTGGATCACGATTCTGCGCAAGCGCCAGGCCTACAAGGCTGCGTTCGACAACTTCGATATTGCGACGGTGGCGTCGTACAAGCGGCGTAAACAGGCCGCCTTGCTGCGCGACGCGGGTATCGTGCGGAACCGCCTCAAGATCGAAGCCGCCATCAAGAACGCGGGCGTCGTTTTGACAATTATCGAGGAGCTCGGTAGCTTCGATGCGTATCTGTGGCGCTTCGTGGACGGTCGGCCGCGCGTCAACCGCTGGCGCTCGCTGGCGGACATTCCGGCGCAAACGTCGGAATCAGATGCACTCAGTCGTGACCTCCGGCAGCGAGGGTGCTCGTTCGTGGGCTCGACGATCTGCTATGCGTTCATGCAGGCGGTCGGTCTGGTCAATGACCATGTGATCACCTGCTTCCGGCACAGCGCGCTACGGCCGCCTCGAGGCCGCGCCGGAAGCCTTCAGGGCTTGTAA
- a CDS encoding NAD(P)/FAD-dependent oxidoreductase — MPEQNGSDQSRVDVLESPASAARAERPGARRIVISSHPGRPRVVIIGGGFGGLNAARLMRRAPVDVVVVDRYNHHVFQPLLYQVATAGLSPGEIASPIRWILRRQRNVQVLLAEAQAVDRARRVVSLDIGELSYDYLIVASGAAHAYFGHDEWAQTAPGLKTLDDALVIRRRLLMAFERAEVTTDAETRRRLLTFVIVGGGPTGVEMAGAIAELARHTLAKDFRAINPRETRIILLEGAPSVLTAFSPPLRAHAEKSLARLGVELRKSTLVTGVTCGAVQIGEERIEAGTVVWAAGVAASPLGRTLGAPLDRAGRVQVEPDLSVPGSPEVFVIGDLAKLEQDGKPLPGVAQVAIQGGRHAAQSIVRLIERQPTQEFRYKDLGNMATIGRAAAIAEIGGRRFWGWLAWLVWLFVHIMLLTGFRNRVIVLVQWAWAYFTYQRGIRLITGQGARSG; from the coding sequence ATGCCCGAGCAGAACGGCTCCGACCAGTCGCGTGTAGATGTTCTCGAATCACCGGCGAGCGCGGCCCGAGCCGAACGGCCCGGCGCGCGGCGCATTGTCATCTCCTCCCATCCGGGCCGACCGCGTGTCGTGATCATCGGCGGCGGATTCGGTGGCTTGAACGCCGCGCGCTTGATGAGGCGCGCCCCGGTCGACGTCGTGGTCGTCGATCGGTACAACCACCATGTCTTCCAGCCGTTGCTCTACCAGGTCGCCACAGCTGGGCTCTCACCTGGCGAGATCGCCTCACCTATCCGTTGGATTCTCAGGCGTCAACGCAATGTGCAGGTCCTGCTCGCGGAGGCACAGGCGGTCGATCGCGCCCGGCGCGTTGTGTCGCTCGATATCGGCGAGCTGTCCTATGACTACCTGATCGTCGCGAGCGGTGCCGCGCACGCGTACTTCGGTCATGACGAGTGGGCGCAGACCGCGCCAGGTCTCAAGACGCTCGACGATGCGCTCGTGATTCGCCGGCGTTTGCTGATGGCCTTTGAACGGGCGGAAGTCACCACGGATGCCGAGACCCGACGCCGACTGTTGACGTTCGTGATCGTGGGCGGCGGTCCAACCGGTGTCGAAATGGCCGGTGCCATCGCGGAGCTCGCCCGGCACACGCTCGCAAAGGACTTTCGCGCGATCAACCCTCGCGAGACGCGCATCATCCTGCTCGAAGGCGCGCCGAGCGTCCTCACGGCATTTTCGCCTCCGTTGCGAGCGCATGCGGAGAAGTCACTGGCACGGCTCGGTGTCGAGCTTCGCAAGAGCACACTGGTGACTGGTGTCACATGCGGCGCGGTCCAGATCGGAGAGGAGCGCATCGAGGCGGGGACGGTGGTCTGGGCTGCCGGGGTCGCCGCGTCGCCACTGGGACGGACGCTTGGCGCGCCGCTCGACCGGGCCGGTCGTGTCCAGGTCGAGCCGGATCTCTCTGTTCCTGGTAGTCCCGAGGTGTTCGTGATTGGCGACCTGGCGAAGCTCGAGCAAGATGGCAAGCCGCTCCCGGGTGTTGCCCAGGTCGCGATCCAGGGGGGCCGCCATGCCGCACAGAGCATCGTCCGGCTGATCGAGCGACAGCCCACGCAGGAGTTTCGCTACAAGGATCTCGGCAACATGGCCACCATCGGCCGCGCCGCAGCCATTGCCGAGATCGGGGGCAGGCGGTTCTGGGGTTGGCTCGCCTGGTTGGTTTGGCTCTTCGTGCATATCATGCTCCTCACGGGATTCCGAAATCGTGTCATCGTGCTCGTTCAGTGGGCATGGGCGTACTTCACCTACCAGCGAGGAATTCGGCTGATCACCGGACAGGGCGCTCGGTCGGGATAG
- a CDS encoding sugar phosphorylase — translation MAVAVSDAVEADQRPPLHLLPYLSGPDYARPLLQLTVEQRARLVDVLTFLYGRQRAEECFVELDRLMKVHYAHKTPEMIEAEREFDPRERFNERDIVLITYGDLLTSPGRPPLQVLSDFLLRFMRGTINMVHILPFFPYSSDRGFSIIDYEEVDPRLGKWDDINRLSRNFRLMFDGVFNHASSKSRWFQRYLNGRPGYEEFFVAFTTKDAISDDHLGLILRPRTSSLLTPYRTINGQRFVWTTFSPDQVDLNFKNPRVLQRVVEVLLHYVMRGADAIRLDAVTYIWRELGTSCAHLQQGHALVQLFRAILDIVAPHVALISETNVPHADNVTYFGDGANEAQMVYNFALPPLLLHTLHAGNTKTLNAWAKTLAPPSDTTAFFNFLSSHDGIGLLGAQGLLTADQINALVEKTTEHGGLVSYKDDGDGTKSAYELNISYYSALNRDDVDESVDLQVDRYICARAIALAIRGVAGVYLPALFGAKNDAEAILAGREARSINRKTIDEASLYAMLLDRKSSAHKTATRFRRLIKRRIAHAAFHPNSPQEVLDVDERAFLLVRGGRGGRPRLVAVHNVTAQPFTLHLPLALVGGGPSVWVDIIKRREVTAAGGALVMPLGPYGVLWLEPEHASDIPTYDT, via the coding sequence ATGGCTGTCGCGGTCTCTGATGCCGTGGAGGCCGATCAACGGCCTCCACTCCATCTGCTGCCTTATCTTTCAGGACCTGACTACGCCCGCCCGCTGCTGCAGCTCACGGTCGAGCAACGTGCTCGTCTTGTCGATGTCCTGACGTTTCTCTACGGTCGCCAACGCGCCGAGGAATGCTTCGTCGAGCTGGACCGCTTGATGAAGGTCCATTACGCGCACAAGACGCCCGAGATGATCGAGGCGGAGCGCGAGTTCGATCCCCGGGAGCGCTTCAACGAGCGCGACATCGTGTTGATCACCTACGGGGATCTGCTGACGAGCCCAGGCCGCCCGCCGCTCCAAGTCCTCTCCGACTTCCTCCTGCGGTTCATGCGCGGCACCATCAACATGGTGCACATCTTGCCGTTCTTTCCTTACTCGTCGGACCGTGGCTTTTCCATCATCGACTACGAGGAGGTGGATCCGAGGCTCGGCAAGTGGGACGATATCAACCGCCTCTCGCGCAATTTCCGCCTCATGTTCGACGGTGTGTTCAACCATGCATCGAGCAAGAGCCGCTGGTTCCAGCGATATCTCAACGGACGTCCCGGGTACGAAGAGTTCTTCGTCGCATTCACCACGAAGGACGCCATCAGCGACGACCATCTCGGCCTGATCCTCAGACCGCGGACCTCCAGCCTGCTCACACCGTACCGCACCATCAACGGTCAGCGCTTCGTCTGGACGACGTTCAGCCCCGACCAGGTCGATCTGAACTTCAAGAATCCGCGCGTGCTGCAGCGCGTCGTCGAGGTGCTACTGCACTACGTGATGCGGGGCGCCGACGCCATTCGGCTCGACGCGGTGACCTACATCTGGCGCGAGCTCGGCACGAGCTGTGCCCATTTGCAGCAAGGGCATGCGCTCGTGCAACTGTTTCGGGCAATCCTCGATATCGTCGCACCGCACGTCGCGCTCATCAGCGAGACCAACGTGCCGCATGCGGATAATGTGACGTACTTCGGAGATGGCGCCAACGAAGCGCAGATGGTGTACAACTTCGCGCTACCACCGCTGCTCTTGCACACCCTGCACGCGGGTAATACCAAGACGCTGAACGCATGGGCGAAGACGCTGGCACCGCCCTCCGATACCACGGCATTCTTCAACTTCCTCTCGTCGCACGATGGCATCGGCTTGCTCGGTGCGCAAGGCTTGCTGACTGCCGACCAGATCAACGCGCTCGTGGAAAAGACGACGGAGCATGGGGGACTTGTCTCTTACAAGGACGATGGCGACGGCACCAAGAGCGCCTATGAGCTGAACATCAGCTACTACAGCGCCCTGAATCGTGACGATGTGGACGAATCGGTGGACTTGCAAGTCGATCGCTACATCTGTGCGCGCGCCATTGCACTCGCCATTCGAGGCGTTGCTGGTGTGTACTTGCCGGCGCTCTTCGGAGCGAAGAACGATGCGGAGGCCATTCTTGCCGGACGGGAGGCCCGCAGCATCAACAGGAAGACGATAGACGAGGCCAGCCTCTACGCGATGCTGCTCGACCGCAAGAGCTCCGCCCACAAAACGGCGACCAGGTTTCGCCGTCTCATCAAGCGCCGAATCGCGCACGCGGCGTTCCATCCCAACTCGCCGCAGGAGGTCCTCGACGTCGACGAGCGTGCGTTCCTGTTAGTGCGCGGTGGGCGCGGGGGTCGCCCTCGGCTCGTGGCCGTCCACAATGTCACAGCGCAACCGTTCACCCTCCACCTGCCGCTGGCGCTCGTCGGTGGCGGACCATCCGTGTGGGTGGACATCATCAAGCGCCGCGAGGTCACCGCGGCCGGGGGAGCGCTCGTGATGCCGCTGGGACCCTACGGGGTATTGTGGCTCGAGCCCGAGCATGCCTCCGACATACCGACCTACGACACCTGA
- a CDS encoding cation diffusion facilitator family transporter, translating into MPPSIIVPGARSFACRGRSSLTAPRVVTSPPTRSSSTTRSHPSARSALGGGRHLRQGPGTGRCSSRVVLPVDALRGARRVAIYSVVANAVLAAANLAAGASAGSTAARAAGVEFVADVIAALFLYFGLWYASRPADSEHPYGHGRAETVTGLILGVILALTGVAIAATSLWGLASVRTPPGVAALWTLSAALIVKGVLMTVKIRLGRSLGSRALEADGWNDSVDVLSALAATVALALTRLDPDEFLMADQFGGFVVGLFVVSAGVGTVAQASRELIDTMPPPPLMAEIRRVALTLPGVRGVEKCFGRKTGLHYHVDLHLEVDATMSVRQAHDIATDVRFAIVREVPQVTDVLVHVEPA; encoded by the coding sequence ATGCCCCCGTCTATTATCGTGCCGGGAGCTCGGTCGTTCGCGTGTCGCGGGAGGAGTTCGCTGACCGCGCCACGCGTGGTGACGTCACCCCCAACACGCTCGTCTTCAACAACGCGGTCACATCCGTCGGCGAGATCCGCACTGGGCGGTGGGAGACACCTGCGTCAGGGTCCTGGCACGGGCAGGTGTTCTTCTAGGGTCGTGTTGCCTGTCGACGCTCTTCGGGGCGCGCGCCGCGTCGCGATTTATAGCGTCGTGGCAAATGCGGTTCTGGCGGCGGCAAACCTCGCGGCCGGCGCAAGCGCCGGCTCCACCGCCGCACGGGCGGCTGGCGTCGAGTTCGTAGCCGATGTCATCGCTGCGCTCTTCCTCTATTTCGGCCTCTGGTATGCCTCTCGTCCCGCTGACTCCGAGCACCCGTATGGGCACGGCCGCGCTGAAACGGTCACCGGCCTCATCCTTGGCGTGATCCTCGCGCTGACTGGCGTGGCGATCGCCGCGACCTCCTTATGGGGGCTGGCCTCCGTGCGGACACCGCCCGGCGTAGCCGCCCTTTGGACGCTGAGTGCGGCCCTCATCGTGAAGGGTGTGCTCATGACGGTGAAGATCCGGCTAGGCCGGAGCCTTGGGAGCAGAGCGTTGGAGGCAGATGGGTGGAACGACAGCGTGGATGTGCTCTCCGCGCTCGCCGCAACCGTTGCCCTGGCGCTCACACGCCTCGATCCAGACGAATTTCTCATGGCTGACCAATTCGGCGGGTTCGTCGTCGGGCTCTTCGTCGTGTCGGCCGGCGTGGGTACCGTTGCGCAAGCGTCGCGCGAGCTGATCGACACGATGCCACCGCCACCGCTGATGGCCGAGATCCGGCGCGTTGCGCTCACCCTGCCGGGCGTACGGGGCGTCGAGAAGTGCTTCGGCCGCAAGACGGGGCTGCACTATCACGTCGACCTGCATCTGGAGGTGGACGCAACGATGAGCGTTCGCCAGGCGCACGACATTGCCACGGATGTCCGCTTTGCCATCGTGCGTGAAGTGCCACAGGTCACGGACGTGCTCGTCCACGTCGAGCCGGCATGA
- a CDS encoding molybdopterin-dependent oxidoreductase yields MEPGDESRMRRGNQSAGLSSTPLGPRKPRPTSQSTETRRGRSTIDTACPLDCPDACSLAVSVEGGRLAKIDGSSRNRVTRGFICAKVRRFAERVSHARRLTHPARRKGPKGRGGFERLDWREALSTIAARIEEVRREWGGEAILPFSYGGSNGLLTQDTIDGDLFGRLGASRLARTVCAAPTGAAHEAMYGKMPGVAYDDYMHARLIVVWGANPSISSIHLVPFIREAQRRGAKLVVVDPRRTQLARHADLHLAVRPGTDLPLALALIRYLFETGRADDAFLQANAIGADSLRAAARAWTFEQAARECSVAADQVAAFAELYATMSPAVIRCGWGLERNRNGGHAVLAVLTLPAVAGKFGVRGGGFTMSNSSAWAVDRQRWAHQPETDTRIVNMNKLGRALTEYRDPPIKLLFVYNCNPLATMPDQNRVLEGLLREDLFTIVFDQVRTDTADYADMLLPATTFLEHYDIVPGYGSYSLQLVRPIVEAAGEARTNPEVFGQLAECLGFHAEESEAETLLRVAAGLPEGVRDALLADEVVSPPCGLNPVQFVDLFPATADGKVNLFPRDLRSAAPDGLYAYQPDPGTREFPLALISPATEKTISSTLGELQQDVSRLLIHPADADPRGIATDDPIRVFNGLGEVHCLAKVTDEITPGTVSLPKGLWRHHVLNHSTANALVPDQLSDLGGGACFNDARVEIAKLASVALGDERLAVWVASQGTRQVS; encoded by the coding sequence ATGGAACCGGGCGATGAGTCTCGCATGAGGCGCGGCAATCAGTCGGCGGGGCTGTCTTCGACTCCGCTCGGGCCAAGAAAGCCCCGCCCGACCAGCCAATCCACGGAGACGCGTCGGGGCCGCAGCACCATCGACACCGCGTGTCCACTGGACTGCCCCGATGCTTGCAGCCTGGCCGTCTCGGTCGAGGGCGGCCGGCTGGCCAAGATCGACGGCTCCTCGCGCAACAGGGTGACGCGCGGCTTCATCTGCGCCAAAGTGCGTCGCTTTGCAGAACGCGTCTCTCACGCTCGACGTCTGACCCATCCGGCGCGGCGAAAGGGCCCGAAGGGCCGAGGAGGATTCGAGCGCTTGGATTGGCGTGAGGCCCTCTCGACAATCGCGGCGCGGATCGAGGAGGTCCGTCGCGAGTGGGGCGGCGAAGCCATTCTCCCCTTCTCCTACGGCGGCTCGAACGGCCTCCTCACGCAAGACACGATCGACGGCGACCTGTTCGGCCGCCTCGGCGCATCGCGACTCGCGCGGACGGTCTGTGCTGCGCCTACCGGCGCCGCTCACGAAGCGATGTACGGCAAGATGCCTGGTGTCGCGTACGACGACTACATGCACGCACGGCTCATCGTGGTCTGGGGCGCGAACCCCTCCATCTCGAGCATTCACCTCGTGCCGTTCATTCGCGAGGCGCAGCGCCGCGGCGCGAAGCTCGTCGTCGTGGATCCGCGCCGCACGCAGCTCGCGCGGCACGCTGATCTGCACCTCGCCGTTCGGCCAGGCACGGATCTCCCGCTCGCGCTCGCGCTCATCCGCTATCTGTTCGAGACCGGCCGCGCAGACGACGCCTTCCTCCAGGCGAATGCGATCGGCGCCGACTCGCTTCGTGCCGCTGCTCGTGCATGGACCTTCGAGCAGGCGGCACGCGAGTGTAGTGTCGCAGCCGACCAGGTGGCTGCATTCGCGGAGCTGTACGCCACGATGTCTCCTGCCGTGATCCGTTGTGGTTGGGGGCTGGAGCGAAATCGCAATGGCGGGCACGCCGTGCTCGCTGTACTGACCCTGCCTGCGGTGGCCGGGAAGTTCGGCGTGCGCGGCGGCGGGTTCACGATGTCGAACTCTTCAGCCTGGGCGGTGGACCGCCAGCGCTGGGCGCACCAACCGGAGACCGACACGCGCATCGTCAACATGAACAAGCTCGGTCGTGCGTTGACCGAGTATCGGGACCCGCCCATCAAGCTGCTGTTCGTCTACAACTGCAATCCGCTGGCGACGATGCCAGACCAGAACCGCGTGCTCGAGGGACTGCTGCGCGAGGACCTCTTCACGATTGTCTTCGACCAAGTGCGCACGGATACCGCGGACTATGCCGACATGCTGCTGCCGGCGACGACGTTTCTCGAGCACTACGACATCGTGCCCGGGTACGGCTCCTACAGTCTTCAGTTGGTGCGCCCCATCGTCGAGGCGGCGGGCGAGGCGCGGACGAACCCGGAAGTGTTCGGTCAGCTAGCCGAGTGTCTCGGCTTTCACGCCGAAGAGTCGGAGGCGGAGACGTTGCTCCGCGTGGCCGCGGGCCTGCCGGAGGGCGTCAGAGACGCGTTGCTTGCCGACGAGGTCGTGAGCCCGCCTTGCGGCCTGAACCCGGTACAGTTCGTCGACCTCTTTCCGGCAACCGCGGACGGCAAGGTGAACCTCTTTCCCCGAGATCTCCGAAGTGCCGCACCCGACGGCCTGTATGCCTATCAGCCGGATCCCGGCACGCGCGAGTTCCCCCTCGCACTCATCTCGCCAGCCACCGAAAAAACGATCAGCTCGACTTTGGGTGAGCTGCAGCAAGACGTCTCGCGTCTGCTGATTCATCCCGCGGATGCGGATCCTCGCGGCATCGCGACCGACGACCCGATTCGCGTGTTCAACGGGCTTGGAGAGGTGCACTGCCTCGCCAAGGTCACCGACGAGATCACGCCGGGTACAGTCAGCCTGCCGAAAGGGCTCTGGCGGCACCACGTCCTGAATCACTCCACGGCCAACGCGCTGGTGCCCGACCAGTTGTCGGATCTCGGCGGCGGCGCCTGCTTCAACGACGCACGCGTCGAGATCGCGAAGCTGGCGAGCGTGGCGCTTGGAGACGAACGGCTCGCAGTCTGGGTGGCCTCGCAGGGTACGCGTCAGGTGTCGTAG